In Paenibacillus sp. FSL R7-0345, a single window of DNA contains:
- a CDS encoding type 1 glutamine amidotransferase family protein, with amino-acid sequence MKNTVYLYVCDTMADWEIGYLTAELNSGRYFKKGQASSKLVTVGLDKKPITTMGGLKIMPDLSLQECSMTSGDLLILPGGETWTDSIHEPVLQAAERCLKEDVWVAAICGATMALARTGLLDTRAHTSNDLEYLKMVCPAYTGEPFYKPEPAITDGKLITASGIAPLEFAVQVLRALDVFSDQKLEAWYNLYKTQEPKYFYELMS; translated from the coding sequence ATGAAGAATACTGTATATCTGTATGTGTGTGACACCATGGCGGACTGGGAAATCGGGTACCTGACTGCCGAGCTGAACTCGGGAAGATATTTTAAGAAGGGGCAAGCCTCGTCTAAGCTAGTCACCGTAGGGCTAGACAAGAAGCCCATAACCACCATGGGCGGATTAAAAATAATGCCTGACCTCAGCCTGCAGGAATGCAGCATGACAAGCGGGGATCTTTTGATTCTACCGGGTGGAGAGACGTGGACAGATAGCATTCACGAGCCCGTCCTGCAAGCCGCCGAGAGATGTTTGAAGGAAGATGTTTGGGTTGCGGCGATTTGCGGAGCTACGATGGCGCTGGCCCGGACAGGCCTGCTGGATACACGCGCCCATACAAGCAATGATCTGGAGTATCTGAAAATGGTCTGTCCCGCGTACACAGGCGAACCTTTCTATAAACCGGAGCCTGCTATTACAGACGGGAAGCTGATTACTGCTTCTGGAATAGCTCCGCTGGAGTTTGCTGTTCAAGTCCTCAGAGCCCTGGATGTATTCTCGGACCAAAAGTTAGAAGCCTGGTATAACCTTTACAAGACTCAGGAGCCTAAGTATTTCTATGAGCTGATGAGCTGA
- a CDS encoding type I restriction-modification system subunit M, protein MSSVAQRAQLQSQIWKIANDVRGSVDGWDFKQYVLGTLFYRFISENFSSYIEAGDENVKYVNLPDDIITKEIKEDAIKTKGYFIYPSQLFANIAKTANTNESLNTDLAAIFSAIESSANGYPSELDIKGLFADFDTTSNRLGNTVKDKNSRLAAVIKGVAGLNFGGFEESHIDLFGDAYEFLISNYAANAGKSGGEFFTPQSVSKLIAQLAIHKQTTINKIYDPAAGSGSLLLQAKKQFDAHIIEDGFYGQEINHTTYNLARMNMFLHNINYDKFNIALGNTLLDPQFGDEKPFDAIVSNPPYSVNWIGSDDPTLINDERFAPAGVLAPKSKADFAFVLHSLSYLSSKGRAAIVCFPGIFYRGGAEQKIRKYLIDNNFVETVISLAPNLFYGTSIAVNILVLSKHKTDNKTQFIDASGVDFYKKETNNNVLTDDHIEKIMKVFDSKEDVDHVAKSVDYEAIVQNDYNLSVSSYVEAKDTRVVIDINELNAEIKTTVAKIDKLRAEIDEIIEVIES, encoded by the coding sequence ATGTCAAGTGTAGCACAACGTGCCCAACTACAATCCCAAATCTGGAAAATAGCCAATGATGTCCGTGGCTCTGTAGATGGATGGGATTTTAAACAATATGTTTTAGGAACGCTTTTTTATCGCTTCATTAGCGAGAACTTTTCTAGCTATATTGAAGCGGGAGACGAAAACGTCAAGTATGTAAACCTTCCGGATGATATTATAACGAAAGAAATCAAAGAGGATGCCATTAAAACAAAAGGCTATTTCATATATCCAAGTCAACTGTTTGCTAATATTGCGAAAACTGCTAATACAAATGAAAGCTTGAATACTGATTTAGCTGCTATATTTTCTGCTATTGAAAGTTCAGCCAACGGTTATCCATCTGAACTCGATATTAAAGGTTTATTCGCTGATTTCGACACGACAAGCAATAGACTAGGAAATACTGTAAAGGATAAAAACAGTCGTCTAGCTGCTGTCATTAAAGGTGTTGCAGGGCTTAATTTTGGTGGGTTTGAAGAAAGTCACATTGACCTTTTTGGTGATGCCTATGAGTTTTTAATCTCTAATTATGCTGCCAATGCAGGTAAATCTGGAGGAGAATTCTTCACACCGCAGTCAGTGTCTAAGCTTATTGCTCAATTAGCTATCCACAAGCAAACAACCATTAATAAGATTTATGACCCTGCAGCCGGTTCAGGTTCATTGCTGTTGCAAGCAAAAAAACAGTTTGATGCTCATATTATCGAAGATGGTTTTTATGGACAGGAGATTAACCATACCACTTATAACCTTGCTCGTATGAATATGTTCTTACACAACATAAACTACGATAAATTTAATATTGCTTTAGGAAATACGCTATTAGATCCTCAATTTGGTGATGAAAAGCCTTTTGATGCCATTGTATCGAATCCACCTTATTCCGTAAATTGGATTGGTAGTGATGACCCAACGCTTATTAATGATGAAAGATTTGCTCCTGCAGGCGTATTAGCGCCAAAGTCTAAAGCTGATTTTGCCTTTGTACTTCATTCGCTTAGTTACCTTTCCAGTAAGGGGCGTGCAGCTATCGTTTGTTTCCCAGGTATTTTTTACCGTGGTGGTGCAGAGCAAAAAATTAGAAAGTATCTGATTGATAATAACTTTGTTGAAACGGTTATTTCATTAGCACCTAACCTCTTTTATGGGACATCAATAGCGGTTAATATCTTGGTTCTTTCTAAGCATAAAACCGATAATAAAACACAATTTATTGATGCAAGTGGAGTAGATTTCTATAAAAAAGAAACCAATAATAATGTACTTACAGATGATCATATTGAGAAAATTATGAAAGTGTTTGACAGCAAAGAAGACGTTGATCATGTTGCAAAATCCGTTGATTATGAAGCAATCGTTCAAAATGATTATAACCTGTCTGTGAGCTCCTATGTGGAAGCAAAAGACACAAGGGTAGTCATTGATATCAATGAACTGAATGCAGAGATAAAAACGACTGTAGCCAAAATAGATAAGCTTCGTGCTGAAATTGATGAGATTATTGAGGTGATTGAGTCATGA
- a CDS encoding restriction endonuclease subunit S yields MIRPNYIEELLEGVEVEWKALSEVGELVRGNGLLKTDFTESGVPAIHYGQIYTYYGTFTTETKSFVSYETAKKLKKVDTGDVVITNTSENLEDVGKAVVYLGKVQAVTGGHATIFKPSNQISGKYFAYFTQTEMFASQKRKYAKGTKVIDVSATDMSKIIIPIPHLKVQEEIVRILDTFTELTAELTAELTAELTARKKQYEYYRDELISNVALNGAREVLLQDISEFVTVGIANSATHAYSASGTIMFRNQNIKVNHLDDSDLIYITPEFAKKYQNKSLKSNDILVTRTGYPGQACLVPERYEGSQTFTTLIVRLKETESICPMYICYFINSGLGKSYVNKMKSGAAQQNFGAKSLEKMPILLPSIEQQNKIVSMLERFDSFYNDIFTELLAETEARTKQYGYYRDKLLTFE; encoded by the coding sequence ATGATAAGGCCGAATTATATAGAGGAACTCCTTGAGGGGGTTGAGGTTGAATGGAAGGCCTTGAGTGAGGTAGGTGAATTAGTTCGTGGTAATGGTTTACTTAAAACGGACTTCACAGAATCTGGAGTTCCGGCAATTCATTACGGCCAGATTTACACTTATTATGGCACATTTACGACAGAAACAAAATCTTTCGTTTCGTATGAGACGGCAAAAAAATTAAAAAAAGTAGATACTGGTGATGTTGTTATAACAAATACGAGTGAAAATCTAGAAGATGTCGGAAAAGCCGTTGTTTATCTTGGTAAAGTGCAAGCTGTTACTGGTGGGCATGCAACAATTTTTAAACCATCGAATCAGATTTCAGGCAAGTACTTTGCCTATTTTACACAAACAGAAATGTTTGCAAGTCAGAAAAGAAAATATGCAAAAGGGACAAAGGTTATTGATGTTTCAGCTACTGATATGTCAAAAATTATCATCCCCATTCCACATCTAAAAGTACAAGAAGAAATCGTTCGTATTTTGGACACCTTTACAGAGCTTACAGCAGAGCTTACAGCAGAGCTTACAGCAGAGCTTACAGCTCGTAAAAAGCAATATGAGTATTATCGTGATGAGCTTATTTCAAATGTAGCTTTAAATGGAGCCAGAGAAGTACTATTACAGGACATTTCTGAATTTGTGACTGTTGGAATTGCAAATTCTGCAACTCATGCATATTCTGCTTCAGGTACAATTATGTTCAGAAATCAAAATATTAAAGTAAATCATTTAGACGATTCAGATTTGATATATATTACTCCTGAATTTGCAAAAAAATATCAAAATAAGTCATTAAAATCAAATGATATTTTGGTAACAAGAACGGGCTATCCAGGTCAAGCGTGTTTAGTACCAGAAAGATATGAAGGAAGTCAAACTTTTACTACGTTAATTGTTAGACTCAAAGAAACAGAAAGTATTTGTCCTATGTATATTTGTTACTTTATTAATTCTGGGCTTGGTAAATCATATGTGAATAAAATGAAGTCAGGTGCTGCACAACAAAATTTCGGTGCTAAATCCTTAGAAAAAATGCCGATCTTGTTACCCTCGATCGAGCAACAGAATAAAATAGTTTCAATGCTTGAGCGTTTTGATTCTTTTTACAATGACATTTTCACAGAACTTCTTGCCGAAACCGAAGCCCGTACGAAGCAGTATGGATACTATCGTGATAAGTTGTTAACTTTTGAATAG
- a CDS encoding type I restriction endonuclease subunit R, with the protein MADFKPIAESNNFIVLDKYTKIDQQGAGYQTEADLERELIQDLVNQGYEHLPSLNTPEKMLANVRVQLQTLNNVQFSDAEWIRFCEQFLDKPSDNHIDKTRRIHNDYIYDFVFDDGHIQNIYLVDKKNMANNKVQVISQFEQKGTQANRYDVTILVNGLPLVQVELKKRGIAIREAFNQVHRYSKESLNSENSLFKYLQIFVISNGTDSRYFANTTKRDKNSFDFTMNWAKSDNTLIKDLKDFTATFFQKITLLNILLKYSVFDVSDNLLIMRPYQIAATERILWKIESSFLAKNWRTTESGGYIWHTTGSGKTLTSFKAARLATKLDFIDKVFFVVDRKDLDFQTMKEYQRFSPDSVNGSESTAGLKRNIEKDDNKIIVTTIQKLNNLIKSETELPIYNKQVVFIFDEAHRSQFGEAQKNINKKFKKFYQFGFTGTPIFPENALGSETTASVFGRELHSYVITDAIRDEKVLKFKVDYNDVRPKFKTIETEQDEKKLSAAENKEALLHPERIREISQYILNNFRVKTHRLNANGKGFNAMFAVSSVDAAKLYYESLNNLQQGSSKPLKIATIFSFAANEEQTAIGEILDETFEPTAMDSSAKEFLTLAIKDYNAMFKTNYGVDSKEFQNYYRDLAKRVKDKEIDLLIVVGMFLTGFDAPTLNTLFVDKNLRFHGLMQAFSRTNRIYDSTKTFGNIVTFRDLEQATIDAITLFGDKNTKNVVLEKSYKEYMEGFTDVATGEARRGYVDVVKELQKRFPNVDAIVTEKDKKEFAKIFGEYLRIENILQNYDEFSGLRALQTVDMTDPKALEEFKSTHYVTDEEIAAMQEIQVLEERAIQDYRSTYNDIRDWLRREKTGKEKDNTSIDWDDVVFEVDLLKSQEINLDYILELIFEHNKKVKDKASLVEEVRRIIRSSVGNRAKESLVVDFINQADLDRIQDKASIIDAFFSFAQTEQKREAEELIHTENLNEEAAKRYILTSLKREYASENGTELNEVLPKMSPLNPQYLTKKQSVFQKISAFVDKFKGVGGRI; encoded by the coding sequence ATGGCAGATTTCAAACCCATCGCGGAATCAAACAACTTTATAGTCTTAGATAAATATACGAAAATAGACCAACAAGGGGCTGGCTATCAAACAGAAGCTGATTTAGAACGAGAACTCATTCAAGATTTAGTAAATCAAGGTTATGAACATCTACCAAGTTTAAACACTCCTGAAAAAATGCTTGCCAATGTTCGTGTGCAACTGCAAACTCTTAACAATGTGCAATTCTCAGATGCTGAATGGATTAGATTCTGTGAGCAGTTTTTAGATAAACCCAGTGATAACCACATTGATAAAACCCGTAGAATTCATAACGATTATATATATGACTTTGTTTTTGATGATGGGCATATTCAGAACATCTACCTAGTAGACAAAAAGAATATGGCCAACAATAAAGTGCAGGTCATTTCCCAATTTGAACAAAAAGGAACGCAAGCCAATCGATATGATGTAACCATATTAGTTAATGGCTTACCGTTAGTGCAAGTAGAGCTTAAAAAGCGTGGGATTGCCATTCGTGAGGCCTTTAATCAGGTTCATCGATATAGTAAAGAGAGCTTGAATTCCGAAAACTCTCTGTTTAAATATTTACAGATTTTCGTGATTTCGAATGGGACAGATAGCCGTTATTTTGCTAATACGACGAAACGTGATAAGAACAGTTTTGATTTTACGATGAATTGGGCAAAATCGGATAATACCCTGATTAAAGATTTAAAAGATTTCACGGCTACATTTTTTCAGAAAATTACTTTATTGAATATACTACTGAAATATTCCGTTTTTGATGTGAGCGATAACCTGCTGATTATGCGTCCTTATCAAATCGCAGCTACAGAAAGAATTTTATGGAAAATAGAGAGTTCATTTCTAGCCAAAAATTGGAGAACCACTGAAAGCGGCGGATATATTTGGCATACAACGGGTTCAGGGAAAACACTTACGAGTTTTAAAGCAGCTCGTTTGGCTACTAAACTGGATTTTATAGATAAAGTATTTTTTGTAGTGGATCGGAAAGACCTAGATTTTCAGACGATGAAAGAATATCAGCGTTTTTCTCCTGATAGTGTGAATGGTTCAGAAAGTACCGCAGGATTAAAGCGTAACATTGAAAAAGATGATAATAAAATTATTGTGACGACGATTCAAAAACTGAATAACCTAATCAAAAGTGAAACAGAGTTACCTATATATAATAAGCAAGTGGTATTTATTTTTGATGAAGCCCACCGTTCGCAATTTGGTGAAGCTCAAAAAAATATCAATAAAAAGTTTAAGAAGTTCTATCAGTTCGGATTCACAGGTACGCCTATATTCCCGGAAAATGCGTTAGGTTCTGAAACGACTGCTTCTGTCTTTGGTCGAGAGTTACACTCTTATGTCATTACGGATGCCATTAGAGATGAGAAAGTTTTAAAGTTCAAAGTAGATTATAACGATGTACGTCCCAAGTTCAAAACAATTGAAACAGAACAGGACGAGAAAAAGCTATCGGCAGCAGAAAATAAAGAAGCATTACTACATCCTGAACGAATCAGAGAAATTTCTCAATATATTCTTAATAATTTTAGAGTAAAAACCCATCGACTAAATGCGAATGGAAAAGGATTTAACGCCATGTTTGCTGTGAGTAGTGTTGACGCAGCCAAACTCTACTATGAATCATTAAATAACTTACAACAGGGAAGCAGTAAACCCCTTAAGATTGCGACCATCTTCTCCTTTGCTGCTAATGAAGAGCAAACTGCGATAGGTGAAATTCTGGATGAAACGTTTGAACCAACAGCTATGGATAGTAGTGCAAAAGAGTTTTTAACTTTAGCCATTAAAGACTACAATGCCATGTTTAAAACCAATTATGGCGTAGATAGTAAGGAATTTCAAAATTATTATCGTGACCTTGCTAAACGAGTAAAAGACAAAGAGATTGATTTGTTGATTGTTGTTGGAATGTTTCTAACTGGTTTTGATGCACCTACATTAAATACTTTATTTGTTGATAAAAATCTTAGGTTTCATGGTTTAATGCAAGCTTTTTCGAGAACAAATCGTATTTATGATTCCACTAAAACCTTTGGAAATATTGTTACTTTTAGAGATTTAGAACAAGCAACCATAGACGCTATCACTCTTTTTGGGGATAAAAACACTAAAAATGTGGTTCTGGAAAAAAGCTACAAAGAGTATATGGAAGGATTCACTGATGTAGCAACGGGTGAAGCCCGTCGTGGTTATGTAGACGTAGTAAAAGAGCTACAAAAGCGTTTCCCTAATGTTGATGCGATTGTTACTGAGAAAGATAAGAAAGAATTTGCTAAAATTTTCGGTGAATATTTGCGTATTGAAAATATCCTACAGAACTACGATGAATTTTCAGGTTTAAGAGCTTTACAAACAGTAGATATGACTGACCCTAAGGCTTTAGAAGAATTTAAGTCTACTCACTATGTAACGGATGAAGAGATAGCTGCTATGCAAGAGATTCAAGTATTAGAAGAAAGAGCGATTCAAGATTATCGTTCTACCTATAATGACATTCGTGACTGGCTTCGTCGTGAAAAAACGGGAAAAGAAAAAGACAATACCTCTATTGATTGGGATGATGTTGTCTTTGAAGTAGACCTTTTAAAATCTCAAGAGATCAATTTGGATTACATTCTGGAACTTATTTTTGAGCATAACAAAAAAGTCAAAGATAAAGCATCCTTGGTTGAAGAAGTTCGTCGGATCATTCGGTCTAGTGTAGGAAACCGTGCGAAAGAAAGCTTAGTCGTTGATTTTATCAACCAAGCTGATTTAGATCGTATTCAAGATAAAGCAAGTATTATTGATGCCTTCTTCTCATTTGCTCAAACGGAGCAAAAACGTGAAGCAGAAGAATTGATTCACACTGAAAATCTTAACGAAGAAGCTGCCAAAAGATATATTTTAACTTCATTAAAAAGAGAATATGCCAGTGAAAATGGAACGGAGCTTAATGAAGTTCTTCCTAAAATGAGTCCTCTTAATCCTCAGTATTTAACAAAAAAGCAGAGCGTTTTTCAGAAAATCTCTGCCTTTGTAGATAAGTTTAAGGGAGTGGGTGGAAGGATTTAA
- a CDS encoding nuclease-related domain-containing protein: MFKALMSLFKKSDPKPPPTVLKAPTTKAKPKVAATRIGELGEHKINIQLDQLPKECKSLSDLLLPNPKSRTGYSQIDHVVISPYCVFVIETKNYNGEIKGGRTDQQWSVSNRYKMYNPLKQNYGHIKTIESALKSLAAVKFISMISFTMRCRFSIDPELRKIQSDELVVYDVELSEYISRKLLSLKMGAPEPSISATQVQVIYDLLVQANITDPEIRKLHVQRIKENTKK; encoded by the coding sequence ATGTTTAAAGCGTTAATGTCTCTTTTCAAGAAATCCGACCCTAAACCACCACCAACTGTGCTTAAGGCACCAACTACCAAGGCGAAGCCGAAGGTCGCTGCCACAAGAATCGGAGAGCTAGGCGAGCATAAAATTAATATCCAATTGGATCAGCTGCCTAAGGAGTGTAAATCGTTAAGCGATTTGTTACTCCCTAATCCTAAGTCTCGCACAGGCTACTCTCAGATTGATCATGTTGTTATTTCCCCGTATTGCGTATTTGTCATTGAGACGAAAAACTACAATGGAGAAATAAAAGGTGGGCGAACGGATCAACAATGGTCAGTGAGCAACCGTTACAAGATGTATAATCCGCTGAAGCAAAATTATGGTCATATCAAGACCATCGAGAGCGCTTTAAAAAGTCTAGCTGCAGTGAAATTCATTTCTATGATTTCATTCACAATGAGATGTCGTTTTAGTATTGATCCGGAGCTGCGGAAAATTCAGTCAGATGAACTGGTTGTATATGATGTGGAATTAAGCGAGTACATCTCAAGGAAACTACTAAGTTTGAAAATGGGGGCTCCTGAGCCATCTATTTCTGCTACACAGGTTCAAGTGATATATGATCTGCTTGTTCAAGCCAATATTACCGATCCTGAGATTCGCAAGCTTCATGTACAGAGAATAAAGGAGAACACCAAAAAGTAG
- a CDS encoding AAA family ATPase, whose amino-acid sequence MIKQLRSWWKDTEIPNLIGRKKVDFSIFRDGTHIPVEFHPDFLEANQGQQPNLGEGRKAKLIYKDRNYDATLIKIDQVSASREALQLRYNGNQVLKDFLIEIFAHSYSYIMQERENQKTDDAKRPQVVVPEDQAEYIDFYATGVPFEYRLEFITYQSKPSVWWVNQGTTIQAEKEEGILWAPLLNTQGRKLYHWETMKEVKQGDIILHYSNKAIRYVSQVTDAAVEAPKPGSMANTSWQEDGRLVRTSYTELNPPIALQQFNQQIMQLNITQGPLHSGGGVNQGYLFRFSRQGLNVLQALTTEVKWPEFTILDQDETASSMESLREVITILPPSDPNISTYLHQIQSHIRRQGFFFPEHLIENFYLSLKAKPFVILAGISGTGKTRLVKLFAEALGATRDNGQFSLIPVRPDWSDPADLLGYKDLSGRFQPGPITKVLVDARQPENRHKPYFICLDEMNLARVEHYFSDMLSVLETQEWREGAIQTQDLISPTLLDTPEDQETYGGLGIPENVFLIGTVNMDETTHPFSKKVLDRANTLEFNYINLQQYPQEIGQEADDPAELTELNHLFVRSDYLQLADAYEPHKELVVRTTGRLVKINTLLEDIHAHVGFRVRDAICFYMIYNDRYGLMEEEEAFDWQLLQKILPRIQGSHSSVRRVLLNLMKVAIGSGAGITVNVQDLTEDASPLYTRWAGGQNPPGIKHPQSARKLAYMLRRLEEDGFTSFWLS is encoded by the coding sequence ATGATCAAGCAACTACGAAGCTGGTGGAAGGATACAGAAATTCCTAACTTAATTGGTCGCAAAAAAGTGGATTTTTCTATCTTTCGAGATGGTACGCATATTCCCGTTGAGTTTCATCCGGATTTTTTGGAAGCCAATCAAGGTCAGCAGCCTAACTTAGGTGAAGGAAGAAAGGCTAAGCTCATCTATAAAGATCGTAACTATGATGCAACACTTATTAAAATTGATCAAGTATCTGCTAGTCGGGAAGCTCTTCAACTTCGCTATAACGGAAACCAGGTGTTGAAGGATTTTCTAATTGAGATATTCGCTCATTCTTACTCCTACATCATGCAAGAAAGAGAAAATCAAAAAACAGACGATGCCAAAAGACCACAGGTCGTCGTTCCTGAAGATCAAGCTGAATATATTGATTTCTATGCGACAGGAGTGCCATTCGAATACCGTTTAGAATTCATTACATATCAGTCAAAGCCTAGCGTATGGTGGGTGAATCAAGGAACTACTATTCAGGCGGAGAAAGAAGAGGGAATTTTGTGGGCACCCCTCCTGAATACTCAAGGCCGAAAGTTATATCACTGGGAGACCATGAAGGAAGTTAAACAAGGTGATATCATCCTTCATTACTCCAATAAAGCTATTCGTTATGTTAGTCAGGTAACAGATGCGGCTGTAGAAGCACCCAAACCAGGTTCTATGGCTAATACGAGCTGGCAAGAGGACGGTAGACTGGTTCGGACTAGTTATACGGAGCTTAATCCGCCCATTGCATTACAACAGTTTAATCAACAAATTATGCAACTGAATATAACCCAAGGCCCGCTCCATTCAGGAGGCGGAGTGAATCAAGGGTATTTGTTCCGCTTTTCTAGACAAGGACTTAACGTGCTTCAAGCACTCACAACAGAAGTGAAATGGCCGGAGTTTACTATTCTAGATCAAGATGAGACTGCCTCCAGTATGGAGAGTTTGCGTGAGGTGATTACTATTTTGCCACCATCAGATCCTAATATTTCAACGTATCTCCACCAAATCCAATCCCACATCCGCCGCCAAGGCTTCTTTTTCCCTGAGCATCTTATTGAGAACTTCTACCTTTCACTAAAAGCCAAGCCCTTTGTCATCCTAGCGGGCATCTCGGGCACGGGGAAAACGCGGCTGGTGAAGCTGTTTGCGGAGGCGCTTGGGGCGACTCGGGATAATGGGCAGTTTAGCTTGATTCCGGTGCGGCCGGATTGGAGTGATCCTGCGGATCTGCTGGGGTATAAGGATCTGTCGGGCAGGTTCCAGCCTGGGCCAATTACGAAGGTGTTAGTGGATGCGCGGCAGCCGGAGAATCGGCATAAGCCTTATTTTATCTGCCTGGATGAGATGAATTTGGCCCGGGTGGAGCATTATTTCAGTGATATGTTAAGTGTGCTGGAGACGCAGGAGTGGCGGGAGGGGGCGATTCAGACGCAGGACCTTATCTCTCCTACCTTGCTGGATACGCCTGAGGATCAAGAAACCTATGGTGGCCTTGGCATTCCGGAGAATGTGTTCCTGATCGGGACGGTGAATATGGACGAGACGACGCATCCTTTTAGCAAAAAAGTGCTCGACCGCGCCAACACCCTGGAGTTTAATTACATCAATCTGCAGCAGTATCCGCAAGAGATTGGGCAGGAGGCGGATGATCCCGCTGAGCTTACGGAGCTGAATCATCTGTTTGTCCGCTCGGATTATCTGCAGCTGGCAGACGCCTATGAACCTCACAAGGAACTCGTTGTCCGGACGACGGGGAGACTGGTTAAGATTAATACGCTGCTTGAGGATATTCATGCTCATGTGGGCTTCCGGGTACGGGATGCGATTTGCTTTTATATGATATATAACGACCGTTATGGCCTGATGGAGGAAGAAGAAGCGTTCGACTGGCAGCTGCTGCAAAAGATTCTGCCGCGCATTCAAGGTAGTCATTCCTCTGTGCGCCGGGTTCTGCTCAACCTGATGAAGGTCGCGATAGGTAGCGGCGCTGGCATAACGGTAAATGTGCAGGACCTAACGGAGGATGCTTCTCCGCTCTATACGAGATGGGCTGGCGGGCAGAATCCGCCTGGGATCAAGCATCCGCAAAGTGCGCGTAAATTGGCTTATATGCTGAGGAGGCTGGAGGAAGATGGATTCACCTCATTCTGGCTCTCTTAA